A segment of the Deltaproteobacteria bacterium genome:
GAGGGTAGTCGCCTAAACCCCGGTGTGGGGAGGGTAAGGTGGGTGAATGAAATGGAAAGGGCGGGGACTCTTCCGGCCCCCGGGCTGTTAAAAACAAGCGATCACTGGAGCAATTTATGGTTGATATTCAACCATTGACCGGTTAAAATACAACCATGCTTAAGAGAAATATTACCCCCTTTCTCCTGGAAGCCTTAACAGATACCCCCGTGGTTATGCTGACGGGCGCTCGGCAAACAGGGAAAAGTACCTTGGTCCGCTGGTTGAATTCTGAAGGGCATCCTGCCCGTTATCTTACCTTCGATGATGCCGTTGTTTTATCTGCCGCCCGTCACGATCCAGCCGGGTTCCTCTCCAACCTGGACGGCCCCGTCGTTTTAGATGAAATTCAAAGGGTGCCGGATCTTTTCTTGGCTATTAAGGCCGAAGTGGATCGCCATCGTCAACCCGGGCGATTTCTGCTCACCGGTTCAGCCAATGTCCTGCTACTGCCCTCTCTTTCCGAATCCCTTGTCGGCAGGATGGAAATCCTTACCCTCTGGCCTTTTTCCCAAGGTGAAAAAGAAGGTCTTTCGGAAGGATTTGTCGACGGTGTTTTCAAAGAAAGCCTGCCGGCCTTAACCGGGAAACCAACCAGCCGCAGAGATCTTCTGGCTAAAAAAATTTTGCTTGGGGGTTTTCCGGAAATTCTTAGTCGACCGCTGGAATCCCGTCGCAGGGCCTGGTTCCGTTCTTATATTTCCACAATCCTCCAACGGGAGGTGCGCGATTTGGCCCAGATTGAAGGGCTTACGGTGCTGCCCAGATTGCTTTCTCTGCTGGCGGTTCGAAGTACTTCTTTGCTAAATTTTTCCGAACTTTCCCGTAGCACCGCCATTCCCCAAACGACTCTTAAACGCTATATGAGTCTTTTAGAGGCCACTTTTTTAATCCAAACCCTTTCACCCTGGTCTGGGAATTTAAGCAAAAGGCTGGTCAAAGCGCCCAAAATCTTCTTAACGGATACGGGATTGATGGCCCATCTTTTAGGATTAAGGGCGGATCAGGGGGTTGCTGAAGACTCCTATTCAGGCACCCTTCTTGAAAATTTTGTGATTATGGAGCTCCGTAAACAAATTTCCTGGAGTCAGGAACGGCCTCAATTATATTATTTCCGAACCCAAACAGGTCAGGAGGTAGATATCATTTTGGAGGACGCCCAGGGCCGGATAGTAGCCATTGAGGTTAAGGCCAGTACCACCGTCAGTGCCAGAGATTTTAATTCAATTCAATATCTTTCCGAACAAGTTGGGGAAAAATTTTATCGGGGCCTGATACTATATACTGGCCAAGAGTCCATTCCCTTCGGCCACAGATTACAAGCCTTGCCGGTGGATGCATTATGGAGACTCCCTGATCATGGCATTGATTCGGACCACGCCGGTTGATTGAATTTGCAGTGGAATGAATAAAAGAAGGGGGGCAAGAGGAGCCTGAGGCAGAGGACTTGAGAGATCTGTCGGCCCCTCCTGGAAATAGACTCGAGTCGCTTCGTGGAAACCGCCTTGGGCAATATAGTATTCGCATCAACGATCAGTGGAGGATCTGCTTTCGGTGGATAGATGGAAAAGCCACAAAGGTTGAGATTGCAGATTATCATAAATGAAAGGAAAAGCATGAAAACACTTTCCCCTGTTCATCCCGGAGAGATATTGTCGGAAGACTTTATGAAACCGCTGGGCTTAAGCCAGTATAGAGTAGCTAAAGATATAGGTGTTTCTCCCCTGCGCATCAGTCAAATCATTCGCGGAAAACGTTCGATTACCGCCGACACGGCGTTAAGGCTGGCCCGTTATTTAGGCACCAGTGCGGTTGTCTGGTTGCGATTA
Coding sequences within it:
- a CDS encoding HigA family addiction module antidote protein translates to MKTLSPVHPGEILSEDFMKPLGLSQYRVAKDIGVSPLRISQIIRGKRSITADTALRLARYLGTSAVVWLRLQARYDLETAEAQISKRIKREVTILKQPSLAGMK
- a CDS encoding ATP-binding protein, whose product is MLKRNITPFLLEALTDTPVVMLTGARQTGKSTLVRWLNSEGHPARYLTFDDAVVLSAARHDPAGFLSNLDGPVVLDEIQRVPDLFLAIKAEVDRHRQPGRFLLTGSANVLLLPSLSESLVGRMEILTLWPFSQGEKEGLSEGFVDGVFKESLPALTGKPTSRRDLLAKKILLGGFPEILSRPLESRRRAWFRSYISTILQREVRDLAQIEGLTVLPRLLSLLAVRSTSLLNFSELSRSTAIPQTTLKRYMSLLEATFLIQTLSPWSGNLSKRLVKAPKIFLTDTGLMAHLLGLRADQGVAEDSYSGTLLENFVIMELRKQISWSQERPQLYYFRTQTGQEVDIILEDAQGRIVAIEVKASTTVSARDFNSIQYLSEQVGEKFYRGLILYTGQESIPFGHRLQALPVDALWRLPDHGIDSDHAG
- a CDS encoding type II toxin-antitoxin system RelE/ParE family toxin codes for the protein MKEGGQEEPEAEDLRDLSAPPGNRLESLRGNRLGQYSIRINDQWRICFRWIDGKATKVEIADYHK